Proteins found in one Zea mays cultivar B73 chromosome 1, Zm-B73-REFERENCE-NAM-5.0, whole genome shotgun sequence genomic segment:
- the LOC103643706 gene encoding F-box/LRR-repeat protein At3g48880, which produces METASAASVQGPSAAPWADMDTDCLVHVFGRLDLEDLAAAAPLVCRGWRRAAAEPSLWRALDLRRDHVARFMPWGALAAAFARRYAVRGFSLAGFLRICVWRARGSAEDVALPPLLAEPAHEIDHISLRCPRLRRLALPHLTVGDEARLPDLVPRWPLLEHLELETKPSSSSFPALAAQVALHCPAFASLKTSGAFKREDAAALARSLPRLRSLCVDRSYLPKEQLLAILAACRDLREFSARSCVGFDDEDEEVLRHGARILRFDVGGSKLVDELDDEFPGGGGFCDSSYVDVM; this is translated from the exons ATGGAGACGGCGTCGGCCGCGTCCGTCCAGGGCCCCAGCGCGGCGCCGTGGGCGGACATGGACACGGACTGCCTGGTTCACGTGTTCGGGCGCCTCGACCTGGAGGACCTGGCGGCGGCGGCCCCGCTCGTGTGCCGGGGCTGGCGCCGGGCCGCCGCCGAACCGTCCCTGTGGCGCGCCCTCGACCTGCGCCGGGACCACGTCGCGCGCTTCATGCCCTGGGGCGCGCTCGCCGCCGCCTTCGCGCGCCGCTACGCCGTGCGCGGCTTCTCGCTCGCGGGCTTCCTCAGGATCTGCGTGTGGCGCGCGCGCGGCTCCGCCGAGGACGTCGCGCTCCCGCCGCTCCTCGCCGAGCCGGCGCACGAGATCGACCACATTTCGCTCCG GTGCCCCAGGTTGCGGCGCCTGGCGCTCCCGCACCTGACGGTCGGCGACGAGGCGCGCCTGCCGGACCTCGTCCCGCGGTGGCCGCTGCTGGAGCATCTGGAGCTGGAGACAAAGCCGTCGTCCTCCTCCTTCCCGGCGCTCGCCGCGCAGGTCGCGCTGCACTGCCCGGCCTTCGCCAGCCTCAAGACCTCGGGGGCCTTCAAGCGCGAGGACGCCGCGGCGCTGGCGCGCTCCCTGCCCAGGCTCCGCTCCCTCTGCGTCGACCGCTCCTACCTGCCCAAGGAGCAGCTTCTCGCCATCCTCGCCGCCTGCAGGGACCTGCGGGAGTTCAGCGCGCGCAGCTGCGTTGGCTTcgacgacgaggacgaggaggtgcTCAGGCACGGGGCCAGGATCCTGCGGTTCGACGTCGGAGGGTCGAAGCTGGTGGACGAACTAGACGACGAGTTCCCCGGCGGTGGCGGTTTCTGCGACTCGTCCTACGTTGACGTGATGTGA